Proteins co-encoded in one Capnocytophaga ochracea DSM 7271 genomic window:
- a CDS encoding NAD kinase: MKIAIYIRQYSEENEAILNELFTLLLPSDKVFIEREILSDLNDRSEQFLKAKSFASFEDLNSSYDVMLTIGGDGTLLKGVTYVRNLQIPILGINAGRLGFLANAHKDDLKNVLTQLRERNYKVVERSVIEAVYADTGEPVAPVNFALNEITFTRKDTASMITIDTELNGDFLSSYWADGLIISTPTGSTGYSLSCGGPVILPTAKNFVITPIAPHNLNARPLVIPEDTEVKLTVSGREKKFLMSLDSHIKPIANKHSIIVRKAPFVVKMIRLDGDSFINTLRYKLLWGEDRRNK, translated from the coding sequence ATGAAGATTGCTATTTACATACGTCAGTACTCCGAGGAAAACGAAGCCATTCTCAATGAGCTTTTTACCCTTCTATTGCCCTCCGATAAGGTGTTTATAGAACGCGAAATCCTCAGCGACCTCAACGATCGCTCCGAGCAATTCCTCAAAGCAAAATCTTTTGCTTCCTTCGAAGACCTCAACTCCTCTTACGATGTAATGCTCACTATTGGTGGCGACGGCACATTGCTCAAAGGGGTTACTTATGTACGAAACCTGCAAATCCCCATTCTCGGTATCAATGCAGGACGCTTGGGCTTCTTGGCAAATGCCCATAAAGACGACCTGAAAAACGTACTAACACAACTCCGCGAACGAAATTACAAAGTAGTAGAACGCTCCGTTATCGAAGCCGTTTACGCCGATACAGGCGAACCCGTAGCCCCTGTGAACTTCGCTCTGAACGAAATAACCTTTACTCGTAAAGATACCGCCTCTATGATTACTATCGATACTGAACTCAACGGCGATTTCCTCTCCTCCTATTGGGCTGACGGGCTCATCATCTCCACCCCCACAGGCTCCACAGGCTACTCTCTTAGCTGCGGCGGACCTGTAATACTCCCTACCGCCAAAAACTTTGTGATTACCCCCATCGCCCCTCACAACCTCAATGCGCGCCCACTGGTAATCCCCGAAGATACCGAAGTAAAACTCACTGTATCAGGCAGAGAAAAGAAGTTTTTAATGTCGCTCGACTCACATATCAAGCCCATTGCTAACAAACACTCCATTATAGTCCGTAAAGCTCCCTTTGTCGTGAAAATGATACGCCTCGACGGAGACAGCTTTATAAACACCCTGCGCTATAAACTACTCTGGGGTGAAGACCGACGTAACAAGTAA
- the pgmB gene encoding beta-phosphoglucomutase, with the protein MKGYIFDLDGVLVDTAKYHYIAWKTIAKEFNFELTPQHNEQLKGIGREVSLHQILQWAGKTLSETDFTDTALRKNKLYLEQISSIDSSELLPGVLNFLQLLKAHHKKIALGSASRNARLVLERTGILPLFDAIVDGTMVSKAKPDPEVFLKAAEGLGLPPADCCVFEDAPAGVQAAKSAGMKVIGVGNPEVLKAADTVIPNFLNMKI; encoded by the coding sequence ATGAAAGGATATATTTTCGACTTAGATGGTGTGCTCGTCGACACCGCAAAATACCACTATATCGCGTGGAAAACCATTGCCAAAGAATTCAATTTTGAGCTCACTCCTCAGCATAACGAACAGCTGAAAGGCATCGGGCGCGAAGTCTCGTTGCACCAAATCCTCCAATGGGCAGGCAAAACACTCTCCGAAACCGACTTTACCGATACCGCCTTGCGCAAAAACAAATTGTACTTAGAGCAAATCAGTAGTATCGATAGCTCCGAGTTACTCCCTGGTGTGTTAAACTTCTTACAGCTCCTCAAAGCCCATCACAAAAAGATAGCCTTGGGCTCCGCAAGTCGTAATGCCCGTTTAGTGTTGGAGCGCACCGGCATTCTCCCCCTATTCGATGCTATTGTCGATGGCACAATGGTAAGCAAAGCCAAACCCGACCCCGAAGTATTCCTCAAAGCCGCCGAAGGTTTAGGGCTTCCCCCTGCTGATTGTTGCGTATTCGAAGACGCTCCCGCAGGCGTACAAGCCGCCAAGAGTGCCGGAATGAAAGTAATAGGAGTCGGCAATCCCGAAGTCCTTAAAGCCGCTGATACCGTGATTCCCAACTTTTTAAATATGAAGATATAA